A window from Azoarcus sp. DD4 encodes these proteins:
- a CDS encoding glutathione S-transferase N-terminal domain-containing protein, with translation MMNLYSGTTDPFSHRCRIVLFEKGMDFEVIDVDLYNKPEDIAVINPYNRVPVLVDRDLVLYESNIINEYIDERFPHPQLMPPDPIMRARARQLLHTFEQELFSHIEALEANQKGVDKTRAHVRDHLAQLAPIFTKQKFMLGEEFSMLDVAIAPLLWRLEHYGIELPKAAAPLMKYAERIFSRQGFIDALTPSEKVMRR, from the coding sequence ATGATGAATCTGTATTCCGGCACGACCGATCCCTTCAGTCACCGCTGCCGGATCGTGCTCTTCGAAAAGGGCATGGATTTCGAGGTGATCGATGTCGACCTCTACAACAAACCCGAGGACATCGCCGTCATCAACCCGTACAACCGCGTGCCGGTGCTGGTTGACCGCGATCTCGTGCTGTACGAGTCCAACATCATCAACGAGTACATCGACGAGCGCTTCCCGCATCCGCAGCTGATGCCGCCCGACCCGATCATGCGCGCCCGCGCCCGCCAGTTGCTGCACACCTTCGAGCAGGAGCTGTTCTCCCACATCGAAGCGCTGGAGGCCAACCAGAAGGGTGTCGACAAGACGCGTGCCCATGTGCGCGACCACCTCGCGCAGCTGGCGCCGATCTTCACCAAGCAGAAGTTCATGCTGGGCGAAGAGTTCTCGATGCTCGACGTCGCGATTGCCCCGCTGCTGTGGCGCCTCGAGCACTACGGCATCGAGCTGCCGAAGGCGGCGGCGCCGCTGATGAAGTACGCCGAGCGCATTTTCAGCCGTCAGGGCTTCATCGACGCGCTGACGCCGTCCGAAAAGGTCATGCGTCGCTGA
- a CDS encoding ClpXP protease specificity-enhancing factor has protein sequence MSNVSTKPYLIRAIYEWCTDQGYTPYIAAMVDDNTRVPPGYARDGQIVLNVGQDATHQLVMDNELISFQARFNGTVHSLLIPVGNVVAIYARENGHGMAFELESGAVEAGGEAAEPVALVPAPAAAEPGGEGGKPPPRGNHLKVVK, from the coding sequence ATGAGCAACGTATCCACCAAGCCCTACCTGATCCGAGCCATCTACGAGTGGTGTACCGATCAAGGCTATACGCCATACATCGCGGCCATGGTCGACGACAACACGCGGGTGCCGCCGGGTTATGCGCGTGACGGCCAGATCGTGCTCAACGTCGGCCAGGACGCGACCCACCAGTTGGTCATGGATAACGAGCTGATCAGCTTCCAGGCGCGCTTCAACGGTACGGTGCACTCGCTGCTGATACCGGTCGGTAACGTGGTTGCGATCTATGCCCGCGAGAACGGGCACGGCATGGCCTTCGAACTCGAGTCGGGCGCTGTTGAAGCCGGCGGCGAGGCGGCGGAGCCGGTCGCACTCGTGCCGGCCCCGGCAGCCGCCGAACCTGGCGGTGAGGGCGGCAAGCCGCCCCCGCGTGGCAACCATCTCAAAGTCGTGAAGTGA